One genomic segment of Rivularia sp. PCC 7116 includes these proteins:
- a CDS encoding DICT sensory domain-containing protein, whose amino-acid sequence MLEGSILQRLQKAHQDSKRQIRYGVYYKNTLVALCHALEDHILDDDSEPLVITAFQQGKWYLEEAERYADIAKCSRQIAIMAAPDSAWLEHPTSQLSNVDLVSIDPKDAVAEEWHLIILSPKYTAMVICQELSEEDYGSLGQPESDLERKFYGLWTFEPDLVRETAQLAINHIQSYNPELAKKLHEYEQQINPTVAKSEELATVVSRVVDYLQTEQTNISVPAGNRHRILDRNLFSNEIQAFLRMAQLLDAADITNPMAATEVVALSETMGQLLDLPAWQIKRLRLAGFLHRIHPLQNAESVLTPVTSTKYKEDAPSCPLTCPLVPGTQVLRTMPRLRAVAQIITHQSEWWNGTGEPAGLGGDEIPLESRILALVADFQSRVSQKFSSGLSKEETFTQALEECTQQQSTRFDPKLIETLTLLVMGFHQGLELPVTSPKLSAGVWLVDSKQGGISEPSVIQSYLK is encoded by the coding sequence ATGTTAGAAGGCTCAATACTCCAAAGGCTACAAAAAGCCCATCAAGATAGCAAAAGACAGATTAGATACGGCGTTTATTACAAAAATACCTTGGTCGCTCTATGCCATGCTTTAGAAGACCATATATTAGATGATGATAGTGAACCTTTAGTTATCACTGCTTTTCAACAAGGTAAGTGGTATCTAGAAGAAGCGGAACGTTATGCAGATATTGCTAAATGTTCGCGGCAAATTGCGATAATGGCAGCCCCTGATAGTGCTTGGCTCGAACATCCTACCAGTCAACTATCTAATGTAGACTTGGTATCTATAGACCCAAAGGATGCTGTAGCCGAAGAATGGCATTTAATTATTTTATCGCCGAAATACACGGCTATGGTAATTTGTCAAGAACTATCAGAGGAAGATTATGGCTCGTTGGGGCAGCCAGAATCGGATTTAGAACGTAAATTTTATGGGTTGTGGACGTTTGAGCCAGATTTAGTCAGAGAAACGGCTCAATTAGCTATCAATCATATTCAAAGTTACAATCCGGAATTAGCGAAAAAGCTGCACGAATATGAACAGCAAATTAACCCAACTGTTGCCAAATCAGAAGAGTTAGCAACTGTAGTTTCCAGAGTTGTAGACTATTTACAGACCGAACAAACTAATATTTCCGTTCCTGCTGGTAATCGCCATAGAATTTTGGATAGAAACTTGTTTTCTAACGAAATTCAGGCGTTTTTGCGAATGGCGCAACTTCTTGATGCTGCCGATATTACCAATCCAATGGCAGCAACAGAGGTTGTAGCACTATCAGAAACAATGGGGCAGCTTTTAGATTTACCTGCATGGCAAATTAAAAGATTGCGGCTTGCGGGTTTCCTACATCGCATACATCCGCTACAAAATGCCGAAAGCGTTTTGACTCCCGTAACATCTACCAAGTACAAAGAAGACGCACCTAGTTGCCCTTTAACTTGTCCTTTAGTACCGGGAACGCAGGTTTTACGTACTATGCCAAGACTACGAGCGGTAGCACAAATTATTACCCATCAATCCGAATGGTGGAATGGTACTGGAGAACCAGCAGGATTGGGAGGAGACGAAATTCCTTTAGAGTCGAGAATTTTGGCTTTAGTAGCAGATTTTCAATCTAGAGTCAGTCAGAAGTTCTCTTCCGGATTAAGTAAGGAAGAAACATTTACTCAAGCTTTAGAGGAATGCACTCAACAACAATCAACTCGTTTTGACCCTAAACTAATAGAAACCTTAACTTTATTAGTCATGGGCTTTCATCAAGGGCTAGAATTACCAGTAACTTCACCTAAGTTGAGCGCCGGAGTATGGTTAGTTGATAGCAAGCAAGGAGGAATAAGCGAGCCAAGTGTAATCCAAAGTTACCTAAAGTGA